A section of the Apodemus sylvaticus chromosome 10, mApoSyl1.1, whole genome shotgun sequence genome encodes:
- the Pdlim4 gene encoding PDZ and LIM domain protein 4 isoform X1, whose protein sequence is MTHSVTLRGPSPWGFRLVGGRDFSAPLTISRVHAGSKAALAALCPGDLIQAINGESTELMTHLEAQNRIKGCHDHLTLSISRPENKNWPSVPDDKAQAHRIHIDPESQDGSPASSRRSSISGFSLEDNRSGLGSPYGQPPRLPVPHNGSSNEVTLPAQMSALHVSPPPSADTARVLPRNRDNRVDLGSEVYRMLREPAEPAASEPKQSGSFRYLQGMLEAGEGGDRPGSGGPRNLKPAVSKLGAPLSGLQGLPECTRCGHGIVGTIVKARDKLYHPECFMCSDCGLNLKQRGYFFLEERLYCENHAKARVKPPEGYDVVAVYPNAKVELV, encoded by the exons GTTCACGCTGGGAGCAAAGCGGCCCTGGCCGCCCTGTGCCCAGGTGACTTGATCCAAGCCATCAATGGTGAGAGCACTGAGCTCATGACACACCTGGAGGCCCAGAACCGCATTAAAGGCTGCCATGATCATCTTACGCTCTCTATAAGCAG GCCTGAGAACAAGAACTGGCCCAGTGTCCCTGATGACAAGGCTCAAGCACACAGGATCCACATTGACCCTGAGTCCCAG GATGGCAGCCCAGCCAGCAGCAGGCGGTCCTCGATCTCCGGCTTCAGTCTGGAGGACAACAGATCAGGCCTCGGGTCTCCGTATGGTCAGCCACCTCGCCTTCCCGTCCCTCACAATGGCAGCAGCAATGAGGTCACCCTGCCAGCCCAGATGAGCGCTCTGCATGTGTCTCCGCCCCCCAG TGCTGACACAGCCAGGGTGCTCCCTCGGAACCGGGACAACAGGGTGGACCTGGGTTCAGAGGTATACAGGATGTTAAGGGAGCCAGCAGAGCCCGCAGCCTCGGAGCCCAAACAGTCTGGATCCTTCCGCTACTTGCAAGGCATGCTAGAGGCTGGTGAAGGCG GGGATCGGCCTGGGTCCGGTGGTCCCCGGAACCTCAAGCCAGCAGTCAGCAAGCTGGGTGCTCCACTGAGTGGCCTGCAGGGGCTACCAGAGTGCACGCGCTGCGGCCACGGGATCGT GGGAACCATCGTCAAGGCAAGGGACAAGCTCTACCATCCCGAGTGCTTCATGTGTAGCGACTGTGGCCTGAATCTCAAACAGCGTGGCTACTTCTTCCTGGAGGAACGGCTGTACTGTGAGAACCACGCCAAGGCTCGCGTCAAGCCACCGGAGGGATACGACGTGGTGGCTGTATACCCCAATGCCAAGGTGGAACTTGTCTGA
- the Pdlim4 gene encoding PDZ and LIM domain protein 4 isoform X2 — protein sequence MTHLEAQNRIKGCHDHLTLSISRPENKNWPSVPDDKAQAHRIHIDPESQDGSPASSRRSSISGFSLEDNRSGLGSPYGQPPRLPVPHNGSSNEVTLPAQMSALHVSPPPSADTARVLPRNRDNRVDLGSEVYRMLREPAEPAASEPKQSGSFRYLQGMLEAGEGGDRPGSGGPRNLKPAVSKLGAPLSGLQGLPECTRCGHGIVGTIVKARDKLYHPECFMCSDCGLNLKQRGYFFLEERLYCENHAKARVKPPEGYDVVAVYPNAKVELV from the exons ATGACACACCTGGAGGCCCAGAACCGCATTAAAGGCTGCCATGATCATCTTACGCTCTCTATAAGCAG GCCTGAGAACAAGAACTGGCCCAGTGTCCCTGATGACAAGGCTCAAGCACACAGGATCCACATTGACCCTGAGTCCCAG GATGGCAGCCCAGCCAGCAGCAGGCGGTCCTCGATCTCCGGCTTCAGTCTGGAGGACAACAGATCAGGCCTCGGGTCTCCGTATGGTCAGCCACCTCGCCTTCCCGTCCCTCACAATGGCAGCAGCAATGAGGTCACCCTGCCAGCCCAGATGAGCGCTCTGCATGTGTCTCCGCCCCCCAG TGCTGACACAGCCAGGGTGCTCCCTCGGAACCGGGACAACAGGGTGGACCTGGGTTCAGAGGTATACAGGATGTTAAGGGAGCCAGCAGAGCCCGCAGCCTCGGAGCCCAAACAGTCTGGATCCTTCCGCTACTTGCAAGGCATGCTAGAGGCTGGTGAAGGCG GGGATCGGCCTGGGTCCGGTGGTCCCCGGAACCTCAAGCCAGCAGTCAGCAAGCTGGGTGCTCCACTGAGTGGCCTGCAGGGGCTACCAGAGTGCACGCGCTGCGGCCACGGGATCGT GGGAACCATCGTCAAGGCAAGGGACAAGCTCTACCATCCCGAGTGCTTCATGTGTAGCGACTGTGGCCTGAATCTCAAACAGCGTGGCTACTTCTTCCTGGAGGAACGGCTGTACTGTGAGAACCACGCCAAGGCTCGCGTCAAGCCACCGGAGGGATACGACGTGGTGGCTGTATACCCCAATGCCAAGGTGGAACTTGTCTGA